DNA from Limnohabitans sp.:
CTCAGGCCACATGGTCGCCATGGACGGCGCCCCTGACGCCGCCAAGCCCGAAAACGGCGGCCAAAACCTGGCCCCCCGACCCATGGAAATGCTGCTGGCTGGCGCGGGTGGTTGCACCGCCTATGACGTGGTGCTGATCTTGAAGCGCGGACGCCACGACGTGCGCGGCTGCAGCGTCAAGCTCAGCAGCGAACGCGCCGAGGTCGACCCCAAGGTGTTCACCCGCATCAACATGCATTTCACTGTCACTGCCAAAGGCGTGCCCGCCAGCGCCGTCGAGCGCGCCATTGCCATGAGCCACGACAAATACTGCTCGGCCAGCATCATGCTGGGCAAGACCGCTGAGATCACGACCAGTTTTGAAGTGGTCGAAATGGCGTGAAATTTTGAATAAATGGAATCGCTTTCCATTTATTCTGAGATTGATCCCCCTTAGACCTCTCGCACCGACATCAAACCCGGCGCGCCACCGTCGTCATCACCTTGGCTGCGGCCTGCATGAGGGCCTTGACGGGGGTGGGCAGCTCCACCGCGCCCGCTTGTTGCGCCATCTGGGCATGGGCGATCTCATCGGCTTTCATGGCCGACACGATGGCGCGCGACGCCAAATCTGAGGCCGGCAGCAAATCCATGTGGCTTTGCAAGTGCGCCTCCACCTGCCGCTCGGTCTCCACCACAAAGCCCAAACTCACCTTGTCGCCCCCCAACTTGCCCGCAGCAAAGCCAATGGCAAAAGCCCCCGCATACCAAAGCGGGTTGAGCCAAGACGGGCGGTCGCTTAAATCATGGAGCCTTTGCTGGGTCCAGGCCAGGTGGTCCGTCTCTTCGCGGCTGGCTTCGGCCAGTTGGGCCCGCAGCGCCGGGCTCTGGCAGGCCAAGGCCTGACCGGTGTAAAGCGCCTGGGCACAGACCTCGC
Protein-coding regions in this window:
- a CDS encoding OsmC family protein; amino-acid sequence: MDCRVTWTGAAGTRSGMGFLAETGSGHMVAMDGAPDAAKPENGGQNLAPRPMEMLLAGAGGCTAYDVVLILKRGRHDVRGCSVKLSSERAEVDPKVFTRINMHFTVTAKGVPASAVERAIAMSHDKYCSASIMLGKTAEITTSFEVVEMA
- the coq7 gene encoding 2-polyprenyl-3-methyl-6-methoxy-1,4-benzoquinone monooxygenase; translated protein: MMNALILATDSALRTLFAEPRASRPNPAANVADLELNEAERRQSGALMRINHVGEVCAQALYTGQALACQSPALRAQLAEASREETDHLAWTQQRLHDLSDRPSWLNPLWYAGAFAIGFAAGKLGGDKVSLGFVVETERQVEAHLQSHMDLLPASDLASRAIVSAMKADEIAHAQMAQQAGAVELPTPVKALMQAAAKVMTTVARRV